A region of the Dreissena polymorpha isolate Duluth1 chromosome 6, UMN_Dpol_1.0, whole genome shotgun sequence genome:
GTTATTTTGCTTAACGTCTCTGGCAGAAAAAGCAACAACAACCAAGAAGGTATTGGgaaaggaggggggggggggatgggatCGAAATGAAATAACTAGCATTTACTAGACACAGGAAATAACTTTTTCTCAAAAATGTTATCGTTGAAACTACCATGAAATTATTGAACGTTCATCATGTTGATGAAACCCCAGCTTTCCACTAAGTACAATCAAGTGACGTACTTGTAAACGTATCCCAGCCCGCCATCCGACGTGGTAAACACGCGCCCTTCCCCGAACGGAAACCCATTCTGCGCACGCGCCATGTCGGCGTCAATCTTGACCTGGTGCCTTTTTGCGTCCTCCGTCACCTTCCGGTTGATGTTAGACTTGAGTTGACTCATTCTGTAGTAGAAATCAGGTCCCAGTGGCCCTGAAATCAATCAAGTGTAAAATATTAGCTTCACTCtgataaaacggggcttaatgcatatgcgtaaagtgtggttagtgtcgtcacagattaaaaaattaatgtcgTTTTTTCCAGATtagcttatctgtgacgacacattctgcttttatggtTTCTATGGaaatatcttcttagcaaaaatcctgttaaaGCGGAAACTGTCTTACCAGATAAGCACTAGGACTTCACCGGCTAACCTAGTAAGACGAATCTTATCTTACATGCATTAACGCTTAGTATTCAAATAACGAGGCCCCTTTGTTATtcactttaaaaacaaatttgacAGTTCTCGTGTTAAAGAGACACCTTAATTTTGCTTAGTGCAACATACGTTATTTAACATTAAACTGAGTTTGTTATTGTcgacaattttatatttgaacttATTGCTAGATGGGttgatttaataattaaaacatgGAGGAATATATAGGTTTATCGAAATATGGTAAATGGTTGCTCGGTTGCTTGACAGATAATTTGAATTACTGAATTACTGATTTCATTGCGTCAGAATGGTTATGTCGTTTTATATCCAATACTTTAACTCTGgtaataacaaatgttcaattttcttaaCTCATTACTTTATTTTCTATGTTCGTATGTGTATCGTACAATATTCTTACATGAACATGTTATTATCTAACAAGCATTTGATATGCATGacaaacatgtattattaaatgCGAGAtggtttattttaaacaaaataaaaacgaagTAGTCAAACCAACGCAACGTGGTCGTAAACATTATGATAAAACACAAAAACCTGCATTTGCAAACAACACTGGCGAGACGCTACATGCTGTGCAGCGCAACATGCTGAACCAAAGCTGAAGTTTATACTTACACTGGCCATGAGTACCGCATACGAATGCGCATGTCAGACAGAGCAAGAACCAGACGCGCGACATCTTGTTATCTGGAAACAACAATAATACATATTAACCTCGCTTTTAAAAAGAACCGGGCTAaatgaatatgcgtaaagtgtcgtccaagattagcttgtgcaatggacgacacttttcgcgttTATGATATTTTGGGATTGAATGAAGTACAAATGTATCTTGCTGACGAAAATCTAGTCGAGTCATAAAGTCGTCCCTAATTATCCTTTAagaactgaacaggctaatctgggacgacagtttacgcacaagcattaagccacgttttctcaAAGAGCAACTCATCTTATAATAAGCGTCATTCCATACTCCAACGAACTGAACAGTAACCCCATGCGTTATGTATGGCTTGTCACCAAATGAGTTCTAGGTCGACCATTTTGCAAAACAATCAACATCATTTTTTATGAACGGTTGTGGTCATTCGCCGTTGTAAAAGTTCTAACAAGGGAATATCGATATGACTACGACTACGACTGACTACGACGActacggacgacgacgacgacgacgacgacgacgacgacgacgacgacgacgacgacggacgacgacgacgacaagacgacgacgacgacgcgacgactgacgacgacgacgaagacgaacgacgacgcgacgacgacgacgacgacgaccgacgacgacgacgacgacgacgactactactactactactactactactactactactactactactactactcctactactactactactactactactactactactcctcccctactactactactactactactactactactactactactactacttctactactactactactactactactactactacaacaacaactactactactactactactactactactactactactactactactactactactactactactactactactactactactactactactactactactagtactactactactactactactactactactactactactactactactactactactactactactactactactactactactactactactactactactactactactactactactactactactactactactactactactactacttatactactaatactactactactactactactactactactactacttctctactactactactactactactactactactactactactactacctctactactactactactaatactactactactaatacaactaccgctattgctactgctactacgtCATGTCATATCTAtgtaaaaatatttcataataaacaTATTATCCACGAGCAGCGAAAATCAAGCGCCAACACAACCCAAAAAAATAACAGAACAAAAAACACTGATAgaattttaacaattaaaacatagcTTTTTGTTATACACTGTCACACTGGACCGACGTTACGCGAACGTTTAGAAGA
Encoded here:
- the LOC127833743 gene encoding uncharacterized protein LOC127833743 codes for the protein MSRVWFLLCLTCAFVCGTHGQWPLGPDFYYRMSQLKSNINRKVTEDAKRHQVKIDADMARAQNGFPFGEGRVFTTSDGGLGYVYNCTDGSMTLYALSPGSPPHGYMYHSGPSGNSYSSW